The Lujinxingia litoralis sequence CCCCCGTGTCAGCGACGACAACCCCTACTCCGAGGCGCTTTTTCGCACACTTAAATACCGGCCGGAGTACCCCCAGAAGCCTTTTAAAACACGCGAAGAAGCGCAGGCCTGGGTCGACGGATTCAGCGACTGGTACAACGACGAGCACCTCCACAGCGCCATCGGCTTTGTCACCCCGAGCGCGCGGCATCACGGCCACGACACAGCCCAACTCGCCGCGCGCCGTCGTGTCTACGAGGCCGCGAAACGCCGCCATCCCCAGCGTTGGACCGGTGCAGTCCGCTGTTGGGAGTCCCCGGCTGAGGTGTATCTGAACCCCTCAAAACTCACGCGCTCCAGGCTCGAGATGGAGGGCTGTGCGTAGTTCGATGAGGCGGCAACTATGTTGACACTCACCGTGCACGAGTACCAGCACGAGTTCGTGCACGAGTACCAGCACGAGCACGAGTTCGTGCCCGAGTACCAGCTCGAGTTCGTGCCCGAGCACGAGCTCGTCCACCAGACCAAGCCACAAGCCCCACCCTCTCCTTCTTTGGAAATCCCCCTCCCCTGGCCAACTGTTACACCTGTGCGTATTCTATGTGTCAGCTGTTACACCCCTCCAGGCCCCCGGAGCCCTCTATGTCCAGCGCACCTCTGGTCGAAGACATCCTCAACCTCGAGCCCGACGAGACCATGGAGGCCCACATCCTCCAGGGCTTTCACTACCGCACCATCGAGGCGCTGCAGAACTACCTCAATCTCAGCCAGGTCGAGATGGCGAACGCCCTGGGCGTGAGCCGCCAGACCCTGATCCGCAACCTCAAGGCCAAAAAGCACCACCTCTCCGCGCAGCTCTCCGACCAGCTCTACCGCGTCGCCCGCATCACGCGCCGGGCCGTGGAGGTCTTTGACCAGCGCGACGCCGCGGCCCGCTGGCTCAAGCACCCCAACCCCGCCCTGGGGAGTCGTCCCCCACTCCACCTTTTAAAAACCGACGCCGGCGCCGAGAAGGTCGCCGAGCTTCTCGGCCGCATTGAGTTCGGGGTCTACAGCTGATGCACGCCTTTCGTCTGACCGACGCCAAATACGCCTCCACCGCCTTTGACGGCGAGGGCGCTCGCCGCTTTGGCGGCCGCTGGAACCACCGGGGTTCGGCGGTGGCCTACACCTCTGAGAGCCTCGCGCTGGCCACCCTGGAGCAGCTTGTGCACGTGGCCGCGGGCATCCCCCTGAACAACCGGGTGGCCATCCGGGTCGACATTCCCCCCGAGCTCCCCATCCGCACGATCCTCCCGGACCAGCTCCCCGAAGACTGGCGACGCGTCGACGGGTTGCGCGCGCTCAAGACCCTGGGCTCCGAGTGGCTCTTGAGCCAGGAGTCCGCCCTCTTGCGTGTGCCCTCGGTGATCATTCCCTCGGAGTTCAACCTGCTCATCAACCCGGCCCACCCCGATCTGGAGCGCCTGCACTTCCATCCTCCGGAGCCCTTTGAGTTCGACCCGCGTCTCCTCAGTTAGCCCCCCTCCTTCGGGGGTTGCCCTGATCGCTCCTCCCCACTAGTCTGCGCCCTCCCACACCACTCACCACATCGTCATACGCTTCACCCCCGGGAGGAACCATGCAGTCAACACTACGCCCGCCCCTTGCCGGTCGCCTGACCACCCTTGTGTGCCTGACTACCCTGCTCAGCGCCTGTGGGGCGTCCAACGCCAACCAACGCAACACCGGAGAGATGGCCGCCCTGGACCTGCCCGACGCCCAGAAGGTCCACGAGCTGGCCAGCGCCCCGGCCCCCGAACTCGACTTAAGCGAACTGGCCGGCCCGGAGCCGGCCGAACGCTGGGAGCTGGTCGCCCCCCTGCCCAATTACTTCGGGCACCAACCTCGCCAGCAGACCGAGAGCTGGGAGCGCTCCTTCGTCGAGCAGGTCGACGCCCTGAACGATACCCACCGCTCCGAGGCCAGCGCCTGCGTGGCCCGCCAAAACGCCCACTACGTCCGCCACACCCGGCGCCTGCCCGACCGCGAACTCCGCGGCTTCATCAACGCGCGCTGCGGCTGGGTCGGCGAGAACCACGTCATCGAGGCCTTCTTCTTCGAGGGCACGGTCCCCCTGGACCAGGTTGCCGAGATGGAAGCTCAAAAGAGCGAAACCTTCTTCAAAAAGGCCCGCAACGCCAACCGGGGGCCCCTGGATGTGGGGCTCTTCATCGGGCCGGTAGACGGCCAGGTCGTCGTCACCCGGGTCGCCGCCCCGCGCAACATCACCCTGGCGCCGCGCCCGATGAGCGCCGGCGCCAGGGGCACCCTCGAGGGCCGCGTCCACGACACCGACGCCTATGAATTCGTGCATGCCGCGGTCACCGACGGCGATCTCCAGGCCAGGAACTGCGAGCGTGACCCGGCCGTGCGCTTCCCCGCGTTCCGCTTCCACTGCGGCGGCACCGCCCACGACGAGCAGGGACGCACCTTCTTTGAGTTCGCCCTGAGCCGTCGCGACAGCCCCTGGGCCGACCACGGCTATCTGGGGCTCTTCGCCAGCGACCTCAATAACCTGAGCTACACCAGCACCGCCGCCCGAATCCCCGCCGCCGACGATGCCACCGACGAATTCGATCGCCTCTCGCGTCAGCTCAACGACATCCGCACCTCGGCCAGCATGGACCCGGTCCAGATCGCCAGGCGCCAGTCGGGCACCCTCAACCGCCTCTTCCCCCATCTGCTCGACGCCACGCGCCGCAACGACAACGCGGCCGCCGAGCTCTACATCGGCGCGATCATCGCCGGCTGGGACATCGACGAGCCCATCCTCTCCGGCGACCTCCTCATGCGTCACTCCGCCCACGCCGACGCCTCCAAGACCATGGCCTCCCTGATGATCAGCCCCATGGCCCGCCTGGTCCTCTTCGATGAGCGCCTCAGCCACCTGGCCCTGGCCTCGGTGCGCGGGATGAACGCCACCAGCCTGGCGATCGGCGGCTACAACCGCGTCCCCCAGCTCTCCGGTCAGGAGGTCGTCGAGCGCGCGCTCCACACCATCAACTCCGCTCGCCAGGCCGCTGGAAACCGCCCGATCTTCGACTCCGAGAACTACCAGCAGGCCGCCACCCTCCTCTCCCAGGCCATCATCGATGGCAAAACCACCCCCCAGCAGGCCAGCGAGCGCGTGGTCAAGGCCATGGTCAATAACCTGGACTCCTCGGTGCGCTACTGGACGCTGACCACCGATGACCTCGACGCCTTCCCCATCCCCGAAGACATCGTCACCGCGCGCCTGCTGCGCGCCACCGTCATCGCCGCCCCCTACCAGCACCCCGACGACGCCTGGAGCATCTACCGGGTGATCATCATGTACGCCACCAACGAGATCCGCTGAGCGGATTCCCCCGGCGTCTCCCACCTCCAGCCCCATCCCATACAAGCCCCCCCAGGCCCCGCGCTTCGGGGGGCTTGTTGGGATCGTTGTCATCTCCTCAATTGCAGGGCTCACGGCACGCGACGCCCGCAACGATTGCCCCCTCCCCGGCCATCCGCGTCACTTAAGTTCACCCCCCTCCTTCGGGGGTTGCTTCGCCCCTCCCTCCCCTCTAGTCTGCGCGCTCTCGTCTCTCCGACGTTACATCTCGATACGCATCCCCCCGGGAGGAACCATGCCGTCGACGCGACGCCCCCCCCTTGCCGCTCGCCAGGCCACCCTCGTGTGCCTGACCACCCTTGTGTGCCTGACCACCCTGCTGCTCAGCGCCTGTGCCACGTCCAATGCCGACGCCGACTCCTACCAACGCAGGATCGGAGAAATGGCCAAACAGGACCTGCCCGACGCCCAGAAGGTCAACGAGCTGGCCAGCGCCCCGGCCCCCGAGCTCGACTTAAGCGAAGCGGCCGGCCCGCCCCCGATCGAACGCTGGGAGCTGGTCGCCCCCCTGCCCAATCATCTCGGGCACCAGCCTCACCAGCAGACCGAGCCCTGGGAGCGCGCCTTCGTCGCGCAGGCTGATGCACTCGAAGACACCCACCGCTCCGAGGCCAGCGCCTGCATCGCCCGCCAGCTCGCGCACTACCTCACGTACCGCGGGCACTGGCCCGATTACGAGCTCCGCAGCTTCATCGACGCACGCTGCGGCTGGATCGGTCGTTATCACCGCAGCAACGTATCCTACTTTGACGGCTCGCTCTCCCTGAACGAGGTCGCCGAGCGCAGCGCACAAAAGAGCGAAGATTACTTCAACCAGGCCCGCGACGAGCTCCAGGGCCCCCTGGATGTAGGACTCTTCATCGGAAAGGTCGGCAACCAGGTCGTCGTCACCCGGGTCGCCGCCCCGCGTATCCTCTCTCTGACACCACGCCCGATAAGCGCCGGCGCCAGGGGCACCATCGAAGGCCGCGTCCACGACACCGAAACCTATGACTTCGTGCAAGCCTCGGTCACCGACGGCGATCTCCAGGCCAGGGACTGTCAGCGCGACCCCGCGGTGCGCTTCCCCGAGTTCCGCTTCCACTGCGGCGGCACCGCCCACGACGAGCAGGGGCGCATCTTCTTTGAGTTTTCCCTGGACCGTCGCGACAGACCCTCGGCCGACCACGGCTTTTTGGGCCTCTTCGCCAGCGACCTCAATCACCGGAGCTACACCAGCAACGCCGCCCGGATCCCCGCCGTCAACGCCGACGACGAGCTCGATCGCCTCGCGCGTCAGATCAACGCCGTCCGGGCTGACGCCGGCATGAGCCCGGTCCAGCTCTCGCAGCGCCAGTCGGCCACCCTCCACGGCCTCTACCCCCACCTACTCGACGCTCAGCGCCGCCAGGACCGGGCCGCCATCAGGCTCTACCGCAACGCGATCATCGCCGGCTGGGACATCGACGAGCCCATCCTCTCGGGCACATGGATCACGCGTAGCCACGCCAACCCTGAGTCTCACCGCACCCTGGCCCCCCTCCTGCGCAGCCCCATGGCCCGCCAGCTCCTCTTCGATGAGCGCCTCAGCCACCTCGCTCTGGCCTCGGTTCGCGGAACGAGCGTTACCAACCTGATGATCGCCGGCTACAACCGCGTCCCTGATCTCAGCGGTCAGGAGCTCGTTGAGCGCGCGCTCCACACCATCAACTCCGCTCGCCAGGCCGCTGGAAACCGCCCGATCTTCGACTCCGAAAACTACCAGCAGGCCGCCACCCTCCTCTCCCAGGCCATCATCGATGGTAACTCTACGCCTCACCTGGCCCGCCGGCGTGTAATCAACGCCATGGTCAAAAACCTGGACTCCACCGTGCGCTCTTGGACGCTGACCACCGACGACCTGGACGCCTTCCCCATCCCCGAAGAAATCGTCACCGCGCGCCTGCTGCGCGCCACCGTCATCGCTGCCCCCTACCAGCACCCCGACGACGCCTGGAGCATCTACCGCGTGATCATCATCTACTCCCTCGACGAGATCCGCTGAGCGGCCTGGAGCTCTGCCCCCCTCACAACGATGCATCGGCACCCTTGATTTTAACGTTGATTCTCTGCCTATCAGAACTACCATCGCGGCATACTCCCACTCTCTCGACGCGATGATCTTGAGCATGCTCTGGTGGCTCGAAGCACTTTTGGCGGCATCACCCATCCTGCTGATCCTGGTGGCGATGGTCGTCTTCAAACGCTCGGCGACCACCGCCGGCGCCTTCGGGCTGCTCCTCACCCTCGCGCTCACCCTCCTGCACTTCGGCTTCCCCTCCCTCGCCAGCGCCCCGCTGACCTACGGGCTGGTGGGCTCCCTGGCCGAGGCCACCTTCACCGCCGGCACCATCCTGTGGATCATCCTCGGCGCGCTCTGCATCCACCGGCTGCAGATGCAGACCGGAGCCATCGAGACGCTGCGCGACCAGCTGGGCCGACTCACCGACGATCCGCGCCTGCTGGCCATCCTCATCGCCTGGTTTTTTGCGCTCTTTCTGGAGGGCGCCGCCGGCTTTGGCACCCCGGTCGCCCTGGCCGCGCCCTTTCTCGTGGGCTTTGGCTTTAAGCCGGTTCAGGCCGTCACCATCACGTTACTCGGCCACGCCGTCGGGGTGTCTTTTGGCGCGGTCGGCACGCCCGTCCTGGTGCAGATCGCCGCCAGCGGCTTCAGCGGGCTCGACATCGCCCGGGTCACCTCAGACGTTCACGCGCTGGTGGGCGGCGCGATGCTGGCCCTGGTGCTCTGGCGCGTTCACCGCCGCGGCCCGCCCCACGATGCGCACCCGGTCAGCCGCCGCGCACTGCTCGGCTGGTTTCTGCTCGCGGCCACCGGGTTTCTTGTGCCCATGTGGCTCATCGCCCACGTCATCGGCCCGGAGCTACCAACCATGGCCGGCGCCGTGGTCGGCGGCGCCGGCTTTATCGCCGCCCTCAAACTCAGCGGCCGCCGCCTCCCCCCCACCTCGCCAGCCACCACAGACGATGAACCCCAGACCAGCCCGGCACTGCCCCTGGGCCGGGCCCTCTCGCCATACCTCGTCGTCATCGCCCTGGTCCTTCTTACCCGGCTCATAGGCCCGCTTGAGTCACTGCTGCGCTCGGTCGCTGTGTCCTGGCAGCTCTTCGAGAATTTTGAGGGGCGTTTTGAGCCCCTCTTTCACCCGGGCACCCTCCTCATCCTGGGGTTTCTCATCGGCGCGCGCCTTCAGCGGACATCGGCCCGGGAGGCCGGCCGCGCGGCTCTGGGAGCGCTGAAGATGGTGGCCCCGGTCACCCTGGCGCTGGTCGCCATGCTCAGCATCTCCCGGCTCATGGTGCACGCAGAGATGATCGACGCCCTGGCCGAAGCCGCCGCCAGAACCGGCGCTGCCTGGCCGCTCTTTGCCCCGGTGGTCGGCACGCTGGGCACCTTTGTGACCGGCTCGGCCACGGCCTCCAACATCCTCTTTACCGACTTTCAGCTCGCCACGGCCGAACGCCTCGGCCTGGACCCGCTACGCCTGATCGGCGCTCAGGGCGTGGGCGCCGCCGTGGGAAACACCATCGCTCCCCACAACATCATCGCCGGCTGTGCCACCGTGGGCATCGCCACACACGAGGGCGAGGTGCTGCGCCGTACCCTGGGCGCCTGCGCCCTCTATCTGCTACTGGGGGGCCTGCTCGTCCTGTACCTGAGCGGCTGATTGCCCCCCCTCCTGTTCTCCTCACCGCAACCCCTTTTCGCGAGCCCCCGACGATGAACATCACCATCTTTAGCGCCAAACACTACGACCGAACCTTCTTCGACCGCACCAACACCAACGACCGACACACCCTCCGCTACCTGGAGCCTCGCCTCAACGCCGAAACCGCCTCGCTGGCCGAGGGCGCCGACGCGGTCTGCGCCTTCGTCAACGACCAGCTCGACGAGGACACCCTGCGCGAGCTGGCCGCCCGGGGCGTCAAACTCATCCTCCTGCGCTCCGCGGGCTTCAACCACGTCGACCTGGCCGCAGCCACCCGCCAGGGCCTCACCGTGGCCCGCGTGCCCGCCTACTCCCCCCACGCCGTCGCCGAACACACCCTGGCCCTGATCCTGACCCTCAACCGCCAGACCCACCGCGCGTTCAACCGGGTGCGCGAGCATAACTTTTCGCTGGAAGGCTTGATCGGATTCGACCTGCACCAGAAAACCGTCGGCATCATCGGCACCGGCACCATCGGCACCGCGTTCGCCAGCCTCCTCAGCGGATTCGGCTGCCGACTCCTGGCCTACGATCCCTACCCCAACGACGCCTGCAAAGAGCTGGGCGTCGACTACGTCGACCTCCCCACCCTCCTGGGCGCCTCCCACATCATCAGCCTGCACTGCCCGCTGACCCCCGAGACCCACCACCTGATCAACGCCGAGGCCCTGGAGCAGATGCGCCCGGGCGTAATGCTCATCAACACCAGCCGCGGCGCCATCGTCGACACCCGCGCCGTCATCCAGGGACTCAAAAACGAGACCATCGGCTACCTGGGGCTCGACGTCTACGAAGAGGAAGAAGCCCTCTTCTTCGAAGACCAGTCCGAGCAAATCATCCACGATGACCTCTTCGCTCGCCTCCTCACCTTCCCCAACGTGCTGATCACCGGTCACCAGGGCTTCTTCACCCGCGAAGCTCTCAGCAATATCGCCCGCATCACCCTCGCCAACGCCACCGCCTTTGAGTCCGGTCAAGGCACGCTCCATGAGGTCACCCTCAAGCGCCAGTCCCCGGCCTGACCGACCAGCCTGACCGACCGGGGGTTCGACAAGGTCCAGTGCTTATGCGCCTTTGCGCAATTTACCTTGCCGCAACTACCTCTCTATTTTAGGGACCGGGGAGCGTGCGGGCATAGGCGAACGGGACATAAGCGACCGGAACATGACCGAACCATCTGACGGACCGAGGGTTCGACAAGGTCCACATCCTTCCCTGACATCACAGCCCAATATGCAATTCTCGCCAGCAAGAAATGCACTTTGGCCTCCTTAACATCACTTCTCGCCGGAAAGGTCCGCGACTGGACCTCTCCAGCTGGTATTCTCCCCACCTAGATCCACGACTCCACGCCTCGACCGGGCGTTCTCGCTACCAAGATCCACGACTCCACGCCTCGACCGGGCGTTCTCGCTACCAAGATCCGCTACTCCACGCCTCGACCGGGCGTTCTCGCTACCAAGATCCGCTACTCCACGCCTCGACCTGCCAT is a genomic window containing:
- a CDS encoding integrase core domain-containing protein, which codes for PRVSDDNPYSEALFRTLKYRPEYPQKPFKTREEAQAWVDGFSDWYNDEHLHSAIGFVTPSARHHGHDTAQLAARRRVYEAAKRRHPQRWTGAVRCWESPAEVYLNPSKLTRSRLEMEGCA
- a CDS encoding RES family NAD+ phosphorylase encodes the protein MHAFRLTDAKYASTAFDGEGARRFGGRWNHRGSAVAYTSESLALATLEQLVHVAAGIPLNNRVAIRVDIPPELPIRTILPDQLPEDWRRVDGLRALKTLGSEWLLSQESALLRVPSVIIPSEFNLLINPAHPDLERLHFHPPEPFEFDPRLLS
- a CDS encoding L-lactate permease, encoding MLWWLEALLAASPILLILVAMVVFKRSATTAGAFGLLLTLALTLLHFGFPSLASAPLTYGLVGSLAEATFTAGTILWIILGALCIHRLQMQTGAIETLRDQLGRLTDDPRLLAILIAWFFALFLEGAAGFGTPVALAAPFLVGFGFKPVQAVTITLLGHAVGVSFGAVGTPVLVQIAASGFSGLDIARVTSDVHALVGGAMLALVLWRVHRRGPPHDAHPVSRRALLGWFLLAATGFLVPMWLIAHVIGPELPTMAGAVVGGAGFIAALKLSGRRLPPTSPATTDDEPQTSPALPLGRALSPYLVVIALVLLTRLIGPLESLLRSVAVSWQLFENFEGRFEPLFHPGTLLILGFLIGARLQRTSAREAGRAALGALKMVAPVTLALVAMLSISRLMVHAEMIDALAEAAARTGAAWPLFAPVVGTLGTFVTGSATASNILFTDFQLATAERLGLDPLRLIGAQGVGAAVGNTIAPHNIIAGCATVGIATHEGEVLRRTLGACALYLLLGGLLVLYLSG
- the parS gene encoding type II RES/Xre toxin-antitoxin system antitoxin — its product is MSSAPLVEDILNLEPDETMEAHILQGFHYRTIEALQNYLNLSQVEMANALGVSRQTLIRNLKAKKHHLSAQLSDQLYRVARITRRAVEVFDQRDAAARWLKHPNPALGSRPPLHLLKTDAGAEKVAELLGRIEFGVYS
- a CDS encoding 2-hydroxyacid dehydrogenase, coding for MNITIFSAKHYDRTFFDRTNTNDRHTLRYLEPRLNAETASLAEGADAVCAFVNDQLDEDTLRELAARGVKLILLRSAGFNHVDLAAATRQGLTVARVPAYSPHAVAEHTLALILTLNRQTHRAFNRVREHNFSLEGLIGFDLHQKTVGIIGTGTIGTAFASLLSGFGCRLLAYDPYPNDACKELGVDYVDLPTLLGASHIISLHCPLTPETHHLINAEALEQMRPGVMLINTSRGAIVDTRAVIQGLKNETIGYLGLDVYEEEEALFFEDQSEQIIHDDLFARLLTFPNVLITGHQGFFTREALSNIARITLANATAFESGQGTLHEVTLKRQSPA